CTCAAGTAAGCGTCGAACCTCACGGATTGGAAGGCACGACCATGGCGGGACCCGTCCTGGAAATGCGCTCGATCGTCAAGACCTTTCCCGGCGTCAAAGCGCTGTCGGACGTCACACTGACCGTCCGGCAGGGCGAGGTCCATGCCATCTGCGGGGAGAACGGCGCCGGCAAGTCCACCTTGATGAAGGTGCTCTCCGGCGTCCATCCGCACGGCACCTACGAGGGGGAGATCCTCTTCGAGGGAGAGGTCTGCTCCTTCAGGGACATCCGGGCGAGCGAGCAGCTCGGCATCGTGATCATCCACCAGGAGCTGGCGCTGTCGCCGTATCTCTCCCTGGCGGAGAACATCTTCCTCGGCAACGAGCACGCCAAGGGCGGGTTCATCGACTGGCGGGAGACCCTGCGGCACGCCTCGCAACTGCTGCGCCGGGTCGGTCTCGACGACCACCCGGAGACCCGCGTCACCGACATCGGCGTGGGCAAGCAGCAGCTCGTGGAGATCGCGAAGGCGCTCTCCAAGAAGGTGAAGCTGCTCATCCTGGACGAGCCGACCGCGGCGCTGAACGACGAGGACAGCGGCAAACTCCTCGATCTCATCCTGGAGTTGAAGAACCAGGGCATCACCTCGATCATCATCTCGCACAAGCTGAACGAGATCCGCAAGGTCGCCGACTCGGTGACGATCCTGCGCGACGGGCGCTCCATCGAGACGCTCGACGTAGCGGCGGCGGAGACGACCGAGGACCGGATCATCAGCGGCATGGTCGGCCGCGACCTCGACCACCGCTTCCCCGAGCGCACCCCGCACCAGCCCGAGCAGGGCGCGGCCCCGGCCCTGGAGATCCGCGACTGGACCGTGCACCACCCGATCGACCAGCAGCGCAAGGTCGTCGACGACGTGTCGATCCAGGTGCGGCGCGGGGAGATCGTCGGCATCGCCGGCCTGATGGGCGCGGGCCGCACCGAGCTCGCGATGAGCGTCTTCGGCCGCGCCTACGGCCGCTACGCGGGCGGCACGGTCCTCAAGGACGGCAAGGAGATCCGTACCAGGTCGGTCGCCGAGGCGATCGGGCACGGGATCGCGTACGTCACCGAGGACCGCAAGCACTACGGCCTCAACCTCATCGACACGATCAACCGCAACATCTCGCTGACGGCCCTGAACAAGGTCGCCAAGCGGGGTGTGGTCGACGAGCAGGAGGAGCGGCAGGTCGCCGAGGGCTTCCGCAAGTCGATGAACATCAAGGCGCCCACGGTCTTCGAGTCGGTGGGCAAACTGTCCGGCGGCAACCAGCAGAAGGTCGTCCTCAGCAAGTGGATCTTCGCGGGTCCGGATGTGCTGATCCTGGACGAGCCGACGCGCGGGATCGACGTCGGCGCCAAGTTCGAGATCTACACGGTCATCGACCAACTGGCCGCCCAGGGCAAGGCGGTCGTCTTCATCTCCTCCGAGCTGCCCGAACTGCTCGGCATGTGCGACCGCATCTACACCATGGCCGCCGGGCGGCTCACGGGTGAGTTCCCGCGGGCCGAGGCCACGCAGGAAGTGCTGATGCGCCAGATGACGAAGGACAAAGAGGTAACGCGATGAGCACGGACGTGACCGACAAGAGCCCGGCGGCCGCGCCGCCCGGGAAGAGCGGGGGCTCGGCCTCCGGCGGCGGGCTGCTCCGGCTCGTGCTGGACGGGCTGCGTCGCAACATGCGCCAGTACGGCATGCTGATCGCGCTCGGCCTGCTCGTGATCCTGTTCCAGGTGTGGACGGGCGGCGACCTGCTGCTGCCGCGCAACGTCTCCAACCTGGTGCTGCAGAACAGCTACATCCTGATCCTCGCGATCGGCATGATGCTGGTGATCATCGCGGGCCACATCGACCTGTCGGTCGGTTCGCTGACGGCGTTCGTGGGCGCCTTCGCGGCCGTACTGACCGTGCAGCACGGTGTGCCGTGGCCGCTCGCGCTGGTGCTGTGCCTGGCCATGGGCGCGCTCGCCGGCGCGGCGCAGGGCTTCCTGATCGCCTACTTCGGCATACCCTCCTTCATCGTCACCCTCGCGGGCATGCTGATCTTCCGCGGTCTGACGGAGATGTTCCTGAAGGGCCAGACCCTCGGCCCGTTCCCCGACGGCCTGCAGAAGATGGGCAACGGCTTCCTGCCGGCGGTCGGCCCGAACACCAACTACCACAACCTCACGCTGCTGCTGGGCTTCGGCCTGCTGGCCTTCGTGGTCCTCCAGGAGGTCCGCGACCGCAAGCGGCAGCAGGAGTTCGCCCTCGAAGTGGCGCCCAGGAACCTGTTCCTGCTCAAGCTCGTCGCCATCGCCGCCGCGATCCTCGCCGTCACCATGCTGCTCGCCAGCTACAAGGGCGCGCCGATCATCCTGATCATCCTCGGCATGCTGGTGGTCGGTTACGGCTACGTCATGCGCAACGCCGTCTTCGGCCGCCACATCTACGCGATCGGCGGCAACCTCCCGGCGGCGAAGCTGTCCGGCGTCAAGGACAAGAAGGTCACCTTCCTTGTCTTCCTCAACATGGGCGTGCTCGCGGCCCTGGCGGGTCTGGTGGTCGCCTCCCGCCTGAACGCGGCCTCGCCGAAGGCGGGCCTCAGCTTCGAACTCGAGGCGATCGCCTCGTCGTTCATCGGTGGCGCGTCCATGAGCGGCGGTGTGGGAACCGTCCTCGGCGCGATCATCGGTGGTCTCGTCCTCGGCGTGCTGAACAACGGCATGAACCTCCTCAGCGTCGGCACCGACTGGCAGCAGGTGATCAAGGGCATGGCCCTGCTGCTGGCCGTCGGGTTCGACGTGTGGAACAAGCGCAAGTCCGGTTCGTAAGTCAGCTCGGGCCCCGCCGGAAGGCGGGGCCCGACCTTTGTCGGGGGCGCACGCACGGAACCGAACCGACGCACCGTCATCGCATCAGCCGCGGCCGCGGGAGCCGCCGCCACCACACTCGGCACCCTCACCGGCACCGGCGGCCGCACCTACCGCCAGGGCGACGCCCTCCGCCTGGAGACCCAGCACTTCCCGGACGCGCCGAACCAGCTGTCGTTCCCGTCGACGACACTGCGCCCGGGACAGACGTACAGGACGACGACGATCCACACGTTCGACGCCTGCCAGGTCCCCGACAGAAAACGGGGACGGGCAACTGGACAGATAACCAGACAGGCAACGCGCCTTCACAGGTGGGGCACAAGTTCTTACCGATTCCTCAGCGGTTGAACAGCCCCACCCCAGCCTCCGTATGTACGGGTGGCCCGCGCTCCCCCGCGCGGGCCACCCAATGACGACGGGCCCGGTCGTCCCCGCCGGCTCCGCCCCATACGGAGGTTCCATGGCCGACAACGTCTCCTCGTTGTTCCGCAACACCGCGGCGCACAGCCCGTCGATGGCGGCGCTGACTCGCGAGGGCGGCGAGGGGGTCGGCCCGGTGGACTTCTGCATCCCCTGCAACCCGTACTTCCCGACCCCGGCCATGTTCGACGAGATGGCCGCGCGGCTGCGCGACATCATCACGTACTACCCGAGCAGCGCCGACACGATCACCGCCGAACTGTGCAACCTGCTCCAACTCCCGCCGCAGGCCGTGGCGATGGGCAACGGCTCGACGGAACTCATCACCTGGATCGACCACCTGCTGGTCCGCGAGTCCCTCGCCATCCCCGTCCCCACCTTCGGCCGCTGGACCGACCAGCCCATGGAGACCGGCAAGCGGGTCGACATGTTCCCGCTCCAGGAGTCCAGCGGCTTCGCCCTGGACCTGGCCCAGTACGCCGAGTTCATCCGCGCACGCGGCACCCGGGCCGCCGTGATCTGCAACCCGAACAACCCCGACGGCGGCTTCCTGCACAAGCACGCGATCGTGCAGTTCATGGACGCGATGGCCGACCTGGACCTGATCGTCATCGACGAGTCGTTCCTGGAGTTCGCGGACGCGGAGGCCGAGCCGAGCGTCGTCCAGGAGGCCATGCTCCGCCCGAACGTGATCGTGCTGCGCAGCCTGGGCAAGAACTTCGGCCTGCACGGCATCCGCTTCGGCTACCTGGTCGCCAACCCGGCGCTCGCGGGCAAGGTCCGCTCGATGCTGCCGAAGTGGAACCTCAACTCCTTCGCCGAACACGTGGTGTTCATCCTCAAGCAGCACGGCCTCGAGTACGCGCAGAGCCTGATGCAGGTGCGCCGCGACCGCCTCGACATGGCGAGCCAGCTCAGCGCGCTGCCCGGCCTGACGGTCTATCCCTCCCAGGGGAACTTCCTCTTCGTGCGCCTGCCCGTCGGCGCCGAGGGCACCGTGGTCCGCGACCGGATGCTCGCCGACCACCGCATCCTGGTCCGCGAGTGCGGCAACAAGATCGGCTCCTCCAGCCGCTTCCTGAGGCTCGTGGTGCGCCCCCAGGTGGACGTCCGCCGCCTGGTGTCCGGCCTGGAGCAGGTGCTCTACGGGACCAGGAGGGGAGCCCCCGTGCCCGAGCTGAGCGCCGGCGTCGGCTACAGCTCGGGGATGGCGGCCGTGGACCGGCTCGTCACCAACGGTGCGGGCATGCCGGGCCTCGCCGCCCAGGCGATGAGCATGCCGGCACCGGGACTGGTGGCCGCGGCGGCACCGATGGCACCGGCGGCGGCGATGGCCCCGGCCGCGATGGCCCCCGCGATGGCTCCGGCGATGGCGCAGCCCACGCCCTCCGACGGCGCCGGAATGCCGCTCCCGGCGGCGGCCCAGATCTTCCCCCAGTCGGTGCCGACCCCGGCCCCGGCGCCGACTCCGTTCCCGACCCCCGTCCCGACTCCGTTCCCGACCCCGGCCCCGGCGCCGCCGATGGCTCCGGCGGCGGCGATGGCACCGGCTGCGATGGCACCCGCGATGGCACCGGCGGCGATGACTCCTCCGTCCATGGCCCCGCAGTCCATGGCTCCGCAGTCGATGGCCCCGGCGATGGCCCCCGCCATGGCCCCGGCGGCCATGGCTCCCCAGATGGCCCCGCCGATGGCCGCCCCGCCCATGGCCGCTCCGCCGATGGGTCCGACGCCCACCGGCGTCCCGGCCCGCGGCGGCCTCACCGCCGCCCAGGTCCGCGGCACCAACGGCCTCTCCCCCGCGGCGGCCACCGGCTGGCCCAACGCCCAGAGCTGGCCGAACGCGGCGGGCATGGGACAGGCGGGCTAGTCACTCCGCCGCGTCAGTAGGCGACGGGCCAACCTCCGTTCCAGTTCAGGAGGTTGATGCCCAGCTTGGGTGTGCCGTTGTCGTTGCCGTCGTGTTCGGCGGCCAGTTCATGACGAGCGTCGCAGGCCGCCTGAGCGGCGCGGGGGTCTTCGAACTTGGGTGGCGCGACTCTCTGCCCGGTGCCTGCCCCGGGGGTGGTCCGCACAGAAAGGTGACACTTCGGTGCGGGAGTGTCACCTTTCTGCACCTCACCTACCGGGGGCCCGGCATGGGCGCGTTCCGCTTCCGCCGTCTCGCGCATCCCCACGCCCGACGCGGCGAAGTTTCGCAGCACCTGCGAACGGTGCGGCTCCTTCACCACGACCGTACCGAACCCGGACCGACTCGTGTCCCTCCCAGCAGGAGGCTCACGTCCAGCGAGAGCATGCGAAAAACGGCATGAAGCGCCCCTCAACACGAACGGCTCCCCCGGAGGATTCTCCGGGGGAGCCGCTGGTGGCACGTTCGCCTCAGAGGGCAGTCGTCCCGAGGCTACGCAAGGATCGAGATCAGATCTCGCGCAGCCTTGGAGACCTCGTGGTCCGGATCATCCAGCAAGCGCCGGAACACCCCGGCGCCCGCTAGAACAGCGCCCTGGCTCGCGGCCTCCCAGGCGATCTTCTCCTGATACCCCTCCGCGTCCTTTCTGCGCCGCCCGCTTCACCTGCGACGGCTTCGGGCGCGACTTCGGCTGGGAGCGGGGCTTGGCTCGGGGCTTCGGGCGGGCCGCTGCCTTGCGGGCCACCGCACGACGGGCTGCCGCCTTCTTCGCCGCCGCCCGGGCCGCGCGGGCGCGGGCCTGGGATGCCGCCCTGCGCGCCGCCGCCTTCTTCGCCGCCGCGCGGGCCGCTGCCCGCTTGGCCGCCGCTCGCTTCGCCGCGGCCGCCTTACGGGCCGCTTCCCGCTTCGCCTTCGCCGCCGCTCGCTTCGCGGCCTCGAGGGCGCGCTTGCGGGCCAGTGCCGCCGCCCGGCAGGCCGCCGCCTGGGCCGCCTTGCGGGCCGCGATGATCGCCGCGCGGCGGGCTGCCGCGCGGATCGCCGCCTGGATGGCGATGCGGGCCGCGATGCCGATCAGGATCGGGAAGAACTCGCCCGACGGGTCGGAGAACGTGGCCGGGGCGTTGTTGCTGTAGGCGTACGGGTTCATCGTGGCCGGCCGGCCGTAGTCGACCATCGGGTCGACCGTGATGAACCGGCCCGTCGCCGGGTCGTAGTCACGGGCGCCGAGGCGGGTCAGGCCCGTGTCCTTGTCGACCGTGCCGCCGACGAAGCCGCGCTGTCCGGGCCAGGCCATGGGCGACCGACTCCAAGGGCGCGCAGGCGCGGATCACCGTGCCGAAGGCCCTGCTCGACCAGCACAAGGGCGCGAGCGGCGGGCAGTTCTCGTGGAAGGCGCAGGCCGAGGACACCGCCGACTCGGCGTTCGCCTCCGACTGGACGCCGACGGCGGGCGCGGCCGGCTGCCGGTTCGGCTTCGACCCGAACGCGCCGAAGGTGATGCCGACGGTCGGCTCCAAGGACGACGTGTATCCGGAGACGACGCCCGACATCGAGCCGGTCGAGGGCGCGTTGGCGCGCACCGAGGGCACGTTCGAGTTCGGCGCGAACGGCGTGTCGGACACCACCGAGTACCTCTACAGCCTCGACCGCACCCCGCCGAGCAGTTCGGCGAAGCCGACGGCCAAGGGCGGCCCGGCACAGGCGAAGGTCACCCCGCTGACGCCGGGACCGCACACGCTGTACGTGCGTCTGGTGGACGTGGGCGGCAATCCCGGCCCGATCTACCCGTACCGCTTCTACGTGAAGAGCCCTGGGGTCACGGACAAGCCCGGTGACGTCAACGGGGACGGCATGCCGGACCTGTTCGCCGTGGACGGCTCCAACAACCTGCGGCTGTACGGCGGGACGGGCGGCGGCAAGCTGGCGACGACGCTCCCGCTGTCCTCAGGCGGCGGCTGGAACGGCGCGCTGCTGACCCACCGCGGCGACTGGACCGAGGACTTCTACGAGGACCTGGTGGCCCGCCGCTCCGACGGCAAGCTGTGGCTGTACCCGAACAGCGGGCAGGGCGAGTTCACCGAGGACACCAAGCAGGAGGTGTACGTCTTCCCGGACCCGGAGACGGAGGTGGCGACGGACACCGCCGCCATCAAGCAGATCGTCTCGGTCGGTGACATCACGGCCGACGCCGAGGCGAGCCACCCCGACTTCGTGGCGGTCATCGGCGACCAACTCTGGTTCCTGCCGGGCAGCTTCAGCGGCACGCTCGACTCCGGTTACCTGATCGGGAACTCGGGCTGGAGCGGGATGCTGCTCGCCTCCCCCGGCGATGTGGACGGCGACGGCTTCACCGACCTGATCGCCCGCAACACGGCAGGCGGCGACGTGTGGCTGTACCACGGGCGCAGCCCGGGGGACGCGGACGGCGACGGGGTCTCCGACGGCGGCACCGACCCGGCGTCGCTGGGCACGGGTGCCAACAGGGCGGCGTACGCGACGGGTTGGACGACGGCGGCCCGACCGCTGATCACCGCCTCGGGCGACTCCGACGGTGACGGCGTCTGCGACCTGTGGACCACGACGGCCAACGCCTCGGCGGGCCTGGACTTCGTGCCGGGCCGGGCGAGCGGGCTCGTGGGCACTCCGGTCCCGGTCGGCACGACGGGCTGGCAGGCGATGAAGCTGCTGTCGTGACAGCCGCGCAGTAGGTGAAGAGGAGGCCGGTCGCCCAGCGGGCGGCCGGCCTTCACCATTCCCATCTTCCTTGTCCTGCAAGGAACTTGACGGATCGTCACTTTGCCTACCTGACAGCCTCTCAACAGGCTCCCGATAGGAACCGGCCCTACGGTGCCGTGTTCATGACAGACACCTCAGAAACGCGCACTCCCGTCGCGCGCCGAACCGTTCTCGTCGCCTCGGGTGCGACCGCAGCGGCCCTGGCCGTAGGCGCCGCTGCCACGTCCGAGGCCCCCACCGCCGAGGCGGTCGACGCGGCTCCGGTCGCCGCCGCGGCCGTCTGCACCCTCACGAAGGAGATGACCGAAGGCCCCTACTATCTCGACGGACAGTACGTCCGCGCCGACATCACCGAGGGCAAGGCGGGCATCCCGCTGAAGCTGGCCCTCACGGTCGTCGACGACGACACCTGCGTCCCGCTGAGCAACGCGCTGGTGGAGATCTGGCACGCCGACGCCCTCGGCGAGTACTCCGGCTTCGTCGGCAACAACGGCCACAGCGAGCCGGACAGCGGCACCTTCCTGCGCGGCGGCGTCCTCACCAACTCCAGCGGCGTCGCGTCGATCACCACGGTCTACCCCGGCTGGTACCGGGGCCGCTGCATCCACATCCACATCATGGTGCACACCGGCGTCACGCTCACCGCCGACGGCTCCTTCACCGGCGGCCAGGAGATCCACACCGGGCAGCTCTTCATCGACGAGACGATCACGACCGCCGTCGCGAGGATCTCGCCGTACTCGACCAACACGGTCACCCGCACCACCCTCGCCCAGGATTCCATCTACGACGAGGGAGGGGCCGCGTCCGGCCTCATGACCCTGACGGCACTGGGCAGTTCGACGTCCGCCGGGTACGCGGGAACGCTGACCCTCGGCGTCGAGAGGTGACCCCGCACCCGACCCCGCTCCAGACCCGCACCGCGTAACCCCCGCACCTACACCCATATCTGACTGGGCGTCACCATAGCTTCGGTGGCGCCCAGTCGGTATGTCGCCGCCCGCACGCCCGCACTCAAGCCCTGGAACGCGCCGATCACCTACTGGCTCGGATGCGTTGGTCACCGGTTCACCGACGCCCTTCACCCCTCCGCCCTCACTCAGTTCGATGAGACACATGTGCGACTGCGCAAGGTGGTCGAACCGGCCCGTCCAGTTTCGGTCATATCGTCCTCGCGACGCCTCCCACGTGCCCGGCGACGGCCCGCACGGCGCGTAGATCTCGCGGGCGGCCCCTATACAGGCCCCCCGTGGCGGCGAAATCGCGGCCACGCGCAAGACCGGACGCCCTGTCTCTTCCCGCCCGAAATGGCATGCTGCAGGGGCGGGTCGACACTGCTGTGAGTGGGCAGGACTGGAGAGCGGTTGCTGTTGTGGCCAGAACCAGCCATTCCCTGAAGCGGCCTGTTACCTCACCATAAGACGCATGAATAGCGACACTTCCACGCGGGAATTGTCAGTGCCGAGTGTGTTGTGCCCGTTTCCGGTCACATACGACGAGGCGGCGGCTCGCAAGGCGGACGATGAGATCGTCGCCTGGGCGCTGGACCTCGATCTCTTCCCGGGACAGCGGAACGAGCTCGGCGGGTACCGCTTCGGAACGTTCGCGGCGCTGACCCACCCTGACGCGGTCGACCACGATCACCTGATGCTCGCGGCCCGCAACATGACCGCCCTGTTCGCGGCGGACGACCACTACTGCGACGAGGGCGTCGAAGGCGTCCGGCTCGCGATGAGCGCCTCCCGGCTCGCGGGGGCGTTGACCGCGCTGGAGAACGGCCCCCGGCTGTCCGACTGCCCCTCGACCGAGGACTTCGTCGGCGGCGACCCGGTGACAAGGTCGCTGCGCCTGACCGCCGAACACATCACCCGCCTGGGCACGCCGACGCAAGTGGGCCGTCTGCGCCACGAGACGATCGCCACGTTCCTGGCGATGGCGGCGGAGAACTCCTGGCGCATCGCCGGGCACGTGCCCGACCCCGCGGAGTACATGGCGCATCGCAAGTACAACGGGGGCATGGCCTGTCTGGCGCTGATCGACGTCGTCGGCGGCTACGAACTGTCCGCCCGCGACTGGGAGGAGCCCGGCGTGCGGTCCCTGTCGCTCGCCGCCTCGCTCATGATCATGCTGGTGAACGACCTGTACTCGGTCGCCAAGGAGAGCGAGGACATCGGCAGCCACAGTCTGCCGACCGTGCTGTCCGCACGCCACGGCTGGTCCCTCGAACAGAGCATGCGCGCGACCGGTGAACTCCACGACCGTCTCATGTGCGCGTACCTGCGCATGGAGCCCGAGGTCGCGCGCGACGCCTCGCCCGAACTCACCCGCTATCTCACCGGACTTCGGCACTGGATGCGGGGGAACCTCGAATGGCACACCCTCACCGGTCGCCACAACAACCGCGAGGGACGCCCGACTCCGAAGACGGGACCGCTGGGTGCCACCCACGACCGCGCGGACGTACGCTCCGCTGCTGCCGCCGGCCTCTGCCCCCACTGCGGGGACGACCACCACCAGGACGCGGCCACAGCGGTGGCGTAGAAGGGTCGGAGTGGGTCAGGGGGCCTTCTTGGCGAGGGCGAGCCAGTTCGGTACGTCGACCTCGACCCGTACGGTCTTGCCGGGCGGCGGCTCCCGGTCCACGACCTCCCAGCGGGCGGCGAGCGCGTCGACGAGGACGAGCCCACGGCCGGCCTCGTCGAGGGGGCGCGGGACGGACACGGCACCGGGTCCGGGCGGCAGCGGCCCGCTTCGCGTGTCGGTGACCTCGACGCGGACGCTCCCGGGCGGGAAGGAGAGCCGCAGCTCGAAGTCCCGTCCGGGCACCCGTCCGTGGGTGACGGCGTTGGCGGCCAGCTCGGCGACGACGACAGCGACGTCGTCGGAGACGTCCGTGCCGTGCGGGATGCCCCAGACGTGGAGCTGGTGCAGCGCGAGATGCCGTGCCAGGCGGGCACCGCGCGGCGTCGCGCTGAAACGCTGCTTGAACACACGTACGGTAAGCAGCGGTTGGGGGGCGTGGCGTGCAGTCATGAGGCCAATGTGGCGCGCGCGGAGGGTGAATCTC
The Streptomyces sp. NBC_01485 genome window above contains:
- the mmsA gene encoding multiple monosaccharide ABC transporter ATP-binding protein, producing MAGPVLEMRSIVKTFPGVKALSDVTLTVRQGEVHAICGENGAGKSTLMKVLSGVHPHGTYEGEILFEGEVCSFRDIRASEQLGIVIIHQELALSPYLSLAENIFLGNEHAKGGFIDWRETLRHASQLLRRVGLDDHPETRVTDIGVGKQQLVEIAKALSKKVKLLILDEPTAALNDEDSGKLLDLILELKNQGITSIIISHKLNEIRKVADSVTILRDGRSIETLDVAAAETTEDRIISGMVGRDLDHRFPERTPHQPEQGAAPALEIRDWTVHHPIDQQRKVVDDVSIQVRRGEIVGIAGLMGAGRTELAMSVFGRAYGRYAGGTVLKDGKEIRTRSVAEAIGHGIAYVTEDRKHYGLNLIDTINRNISLTALNKVAKRGVVDEQEERQVAEGFRKSMNIKAPTVFESVGKLSGGNQQKVVLSKWIFAGPDVLILDEPTRGIDVGAKFEIYTVIDQLAAQGKAVVFISSELPELLGMCDRIYTMAAGRLTGEFPRAEATQEVLMRQMTKDKEVTR
- the mmsB gene encoding multiple monosaccharide ABC transporter permease, whose protein sequence is MSTDVTDKSPAAAPPGKSGGSASGGGLLRLVLDGLRRNMRQYGMLIALGLLVILFQVWTGGDLLLPRNVSNLVLQNSYILILAIGMMLVIIAGHIDLSVGSLTAFVGAFAAVLTVQHGVPWPLALVLCLAMGALAGAAQGFLIAYFGIPSFIVTLAGMLIFRGLTEMFLKGQTLGPFPDGLQKMGNGFLPAVGPNTNYHNLTLLLGFGLLAFVVLQEVRDRKRQQEFALEVAPRNLFLLKLVAIAAAILAVTMLLASYKGAPIILIILGMLVVGYGYVMRNAVFGRHIYAIGGNLPAAKLSGVKDKKVTFLVFLNMGVLAALAGLVVASRLNAASPKAGLSFELEAIASSFIGGASMSGGVGTVLGAIIGGLVLGVLNNGMNLLSVGTDWQQVIKGMALLLAVGFDVWNKRKSGS
- a CDS encoding pyridoxal phosphate-dependent aminotransferase, coding for MADNVSSLFRNTAAHSPSMAALTREGGEGVGPVDFCIPCNPYFPTPAMFDEMAARLRDIITYYPSSADTITAELCNLLQLPPQAVAMGNGSTELITWIDHLLVRESLAIPVPTFGRWTDQPMETGKRVDMFPLQESSGFALDLAQYAEFIRARGTRAAVICNPNNPDGGFLHKHAIVQFMDAMADLDLIVIDESFLEFADAEAEPSVVQEAMLRPNVIVLRSLGKNFGLHGIRFGYLVANPALAGKVRSMLPKWNLNSFAEHVVFILKQHGLEYAQSLMQVRRDRLDMASQLSALPGLTVYPSQGNFLFVRLPVGAEGTVVRDRMLADHRILVRECGNKIGSSSRFLRLVVRPQVDVRRLVSGLEQVLYGTRRGAPVPELSAGVGYSSGMAAVDRLVTNGAGMPGLAAQAMSMPAPGLVAAAAPMAPAAAMAPAAMAPAMAPAMAQPTPSDGAGMPLPAAAQIFPQSVPTPAPAPTPFPTPVPTPFPTPAPAPPMAPAAAMAPAAMAPAMAPAAMTPPSMAPQSMAPQSMAPAMAPAMAPAAMAPQMAPPMAAPPMAAPPMGPTPTGVPARGGLTAAQVRGTNGLSPAAATGWPNAQSWPNAAGMGQAG
- a CDS encoding RHS repeat-associated core domain-containing protein; this translates as MAWPGQRGFVGGTVDKDTGLTRLGARDYDPATGRFITVDPMVDYGRPATMNPYAYSNNAPATFSDPSGEFFPILIGIAARIAIQAAIRAAARRAAIIAARKAAQAAACRAAALARKRALEAAKRAAAKAKREAARKAAAAKRAAAKRAAARAAAKKAAARRAASQARARAARAAAKKAAARRAVARKAAARPKPRAKPRSQPKSRPKPSQVKRAAQKGRGGVSGEDRLGGREPGRCSSGRRGVPALAG
- a CDS encoding FG-GAP repeat domain-containing protein gives rise to the protein MPKALLDQHKGASGGQFSWKAQAEDTADSAFASDWTPTAGAAGCRFGFDPNAPKVMPTVGSKDDVYPETTPDIEPVEGALARTEGTFEFGANGVSDTTEYLYSLDRTPPSSSAKPTAKGGPAQAKVTPLTPGPHTLYVRLVDVGGNPGPIYPYRFYVKSPGVTDKPGDVNGDGMPDLFAVDGSNNLRLYGGTGGGKLATTLPLSSGGGWNGALLTHRGDWTEDFYEDLVARRSDGKLWLYPNSGQGEFTEDTKQEVYVFPDPETEVATDTAAIKQIVSVGDITADAEASHPDFVAVIGDQLWFLPGSFSGTLDSGYLIGNSGWSGMLLASPGDVDGDGFTDLIARNTAGGDVWLYHGRSPGDADGDGVSDGGTDPASLGTGANRAAYATGWTTAARPLITASGDSDGDGVCDLWTTTANASAGLDFVPGRASGLVGTPVPVGTTGWQAMKLLS
- a CDS encoding intradiol ring-cleavage dioxygenase codes for the protein MTDTSETRTPVARRTVLVASGATAAALAVGAAATSEAPTAEAVDAAPVAAAAVCTLTKEMTEGPYYLDGQYVRADITEGKAGIPLKLALTVVDDDTCVPLSNALVEIWHADALGEYSGFVGNNGHSEPDSGTFLRGGVLTNSSGVASITTVYPGWYRGRCIHIHIMVHTGVTLTADGSFTGGQEIHTGQLFIDETITTAVARISPYSTNTVTRTTLAQDSIYDEGGAASGLMTLTALGSSTSAGYAGTLTLGVER
- a CDS encoding terpene synthase family protein — translated: MNSDTSTRELSVPSVLCPFPVTYDEAAARKADDEIVAWALDLDLFPGQRNELGGYRFGTFAALTHPDAVDHDHLMLAARNMTALFAADDHYCDEGVEGVRLAMSASRLAGALTALENGPRLSDCPSTEDFVGGDPVTRSLRLTAEHITRLGTPTQVGRLRHETIATFLAMAAENSWRIAGHVPDPAEYMAHRKYNGGMACLALIDVVGGYELSARDWEEPGVRSLSLAASLMIMLVNDLYSVAKESEDIGSHSLPTVLSARHGWSLEQSMRATGELHDRLMCAYLRMEPEVARDASPELTRYLTGLRHWMRGNLEWHTLTGRHNNREGRPTPKTGPLGATHDRADVRSAAAAGLCPHCGDDHHQDAATAVA
- a CDS encoding ATP-binding protein produces the protein MTARHAPQPLLTVRVFKQRFSATPRGARLARHLALHQLHVWGIPHGTDVSDDVAVVVAELAANAVTHGRVPGRDFELRLSFPPGSVRVEVTDTRSGPLPPGPGAVSVPRPLDEAGRGLVLVDALAARWEVVDREPPPGKTVRVEVDVPNWLALAKKAP